The genome window CTACGAGCTCAAAGAGTACCAGCCCGCCGTGCAGGATTACGACCAGGCCATCAAGCTCGACCCTAGCACCTTTGGCTCCTACTTCGGACGTGGCCAGGCCCGCGAGGCCCTGAAACAGCCAACGGAGGCAGAACAAGACTACAGCAAAGCCACCGAGTTGAAGGCTGATTACGCGCCCGCCTGGTACTACCGCGGCGCCTTACGCTTCGAGAAAGCCGAATACCAAGCTGCCAAGATTGATTTCGACGCGGCCATCAAAGCGGACCCTACCTACGCCTACGCCTGGCACGACCGGGCCAGCACTCAGCGTCAGTTAGGCAACCTGCCCGCCGCCATTCAGGATTATACCCAAGCGTTAAAGCTGCAGCCCGAGCTGCTACCGGCCCTGCTGAACCGAGCCGCTACCCGCCGCCGCGCCGGCGACCTGAAAGGTGCCCTGCAGGACTACAACGACTACCTCGCCAAAAAACAGGATAACGCCCTCGCCTACACCAACCGCGGCAGCACCCGCTTCGAGCAGGCCGACTACAAAGGCGCAGTGGAAGATTTTAGCAAGGCCGTGGCCCTGGATGGCAGCTATGCCTTTGCCTGGAACAACCGCGCCGCCGCCTACCTCAAGCTGGAAGACTACCAGCGCGCCGAAGCCGATGCTACCAAAGCCATTGGCCTGAACGCGCAGTACGCCGAAGCCTACCTCAACCGCGGCCACGCCCGCGAAATGCTCCGCCAACCCGAAGCCGCCTGCCAGGACTGGCGCAAAGCGGCCGAGTTGGGACTGGAAATAGGTAACACCCATGCGGCCAATTCCGGCTGCGGAGCTGAATAAGGCGCAACCTACCTCCTGTTAAACTCAGAACGTGCTGTAGAGGCGCAGCCCAAGCATCTCGCTCGTGAGTAATCAAATTACCATACCACCGTCAGCACGCCACATGCTCTGCCTCTGCAGGATGAGCCGGTAACGCCACCATTGAATATGCACAAGTATTTACTCGCCCTGCTGCTACTCTCGGCCACGGCGGCTACGGCCCAGAACGTGGAGTTCAGCAAAGACCAGTTCGGCAGTGATAAGGAAGGGCTGAAAACGGCACAGAAGGAAATTAAGGCCGGCGACGAGTTCTACGACCTGGACCCACCCCGCTACGAGCAGGCCCTCCCCCACTACCTAGCAGCCCAAAAATTCAACCCCAATAACGCCCAGCTCAACCTCAAAATCGGGGACTGTTACCTGCACTCCGGCTTTAAGCCCCGGGCGCTAGAATATCTGCAGAAGGCTTACCAGCTCAACCCCGACGTAGACCCGCGCATTCATTACTTGCTGGGCCGGGGCTTGCACCTAAATGCCAAGTGGGACGAGGCCATTGCCGAGTATAAGCGTGCTACCCCGGCGGCCGGCGCCAAGAATACGGCGGGTTTCAGCCAGGATATTCAGAAGAAAATCCGGGAGTGCGAGAACGGCCGGAAGCTAGCGGCTAAGCCCAGCCGCGTGTTTATCGACAATGCCGGGCCGGGCGTAAACTCGGCCTTCGCCGATTACGGGCCGGTAATCACCGCCGATGAATCCGTCATCCTGTTCACTTCGCGCCGCGACAACTCCATGGGTGGCCAAAAGGACCCCGAAACCGGTGGTTTTTTCGAGGACGTGTACCAAAGTACTCGCACGGGCAAGGGCGAGTGGTCAGCGGCGCGCAACCTGGGCGAGCCGGTAAACACCGAGGGCCACGATGCCACCGTAGGCCTGGCGCCGGATGGGCAGCGGCTACTGGTATACCTGGAGGAAAACGGCGGCGACCTGAACGAGGCCAACCTGCGGGGCGCGCAGTGGCGCAAGCCCCAGAAGCTAGGCTCCCGCATCAATTCCAAGGCCCACGAGTCGTCGGCGGCCTACACCCCGGACGGGCGCAGCCTGTACTTTGTCACCGACAAGGAAGGCGGCATCGGGGGGCGCGACATTTACCGGATTGAAATTGAGGGCCGGGGCCCAGCCGTTAACCTGGGCTCTACCATTAACACTCAGTACGGGGAGGAAGGCGTATTTCTGCACCCCGATGGCAAGACCATGTACTTCTCCTCGGAGGGGCACAACTCCATGGGCGGCTACGACATCTTCAAATCGGTGTTCCAGAACGGCAAATGGAGCCCGCCGGAAAACCTGGGCTGGCCCATTAACACGCCCGATGACGACGTATTCTTCGTGATTTCCGCCTCGGGCCGCCACGGCTACTACTCCTCGTTCCGGGATGATGGGCTAGGCTCTAAGGACATCTACCAGATTACCTTTCTCGGGCCCGAAAAGCCGCCGCTGCTCAGCCAGGAAGACCAGTTGCTGGCCTCGCGCGTGCAGCCGGTTAAGGAAACCCTGCTGGCCCCGCCGGTAGCCATTGCCTCGGCCCAGGTAACTATCCTGAAAGGGGTAGTTACCGACGAGGCCAGCAAGCAACCCACCGAGGCTACCATCGACGTTATCGACAACTCTCTGAACCAAGTTATTGCCTCGTTTCAGAGCAATGCGCAGTCAGGGCGCTACCTGGTGTCGTTGCCTTCAGGTATCAACTATGGCATTGTGGTGCGCAAAGACGGCTACCTGTTCCACTCTGAAAACTTTGATTTGCCGGCCGGGGCCGCCTACTCGGAGGTAGTGAAAGACATTGCCCTCAAGAAGCTGGACGTAGGGGTGAAAGTGGTGCTGAACAATATCTTCTTCGACTTCGACAAGGCCACGCTGCGCAAGGAAAGCACCGGGGAGTTGGAGCGCCTGCAGAAGCTACTCACCGAAACCCCTGCCCTGCGCCTGGAAATTTCTGGCCACACCGACAACGTAGGTAAAGCTGAATACAACAAGGACCTGTCTCAGCGCCGCGCCAAAGCCGTTGTGGAATACCTAGTCGGGAAGGGCATCGATAAAGGCCGCCTGACCTTTGCCGGCTATGGCGATGCTCAGCCGGTGGCGCCCAACACTACCAAGGCCGGCCGCCAGCTTAACCGCCGCACCGAGTTTAAAGTGACGGGTAAGTAGGAGCTACGAAGGAAGGCGAAAAGACTGCGCTGCTACCCGCCGTTGCCAGCCTAGGCAGCGGGTAGTAACGCAGTCTTATGGTTTGGTTGCAGCTCACCAAGCGGCCTGTTCTCGGGATTCAACGAGGAAAATCTACCGCCCGGCCAAAGCGCCACCCGCGCCGTAGGGCAAGGGCGTAACTTGCTGATCCTACCCGTTTCGTTCATGCGCTTTTGCCGTTGGTTTGTTCTAGTTTTCCTGGGCTGGGCGCTGTTTAGTGCCGCGGCTACGGCGCAGCTACTGCCAGCCAAGCGGTTTGTAACGCAGTTTGGGGCCGCTGAGGGCCTACCGCAGCCATTCATCTATGCCCTGGCCCAGGACCGTGCCGGCTACCTCTGGATTGGTACCGCCGAGGGTTTGGTACGCTTTGATGGCACAGAATTCGTGACGTTTACTACCGCCGAGGGGCTGGCCGAGGATTTTGTCACTCGCCTGTACGTGCACCCGCGCACCGGCCAGCTGTGGGTTGGGCACTATCAGGGCGCGGTGTCGCGCTGGCAGGGGCAGCGGCTGCAGCGGGTATCTGCCCAGGCGGCACGGGCAGCGGGTTTTTCGGCCCCGCAGGGTATTGCGCCCCCGGATACAACACTGGCTGCTCCTGATGGCGCGGTTTCCTTATCGCAAGTACTACCCCCTGGCACCGTAGCCCAATGCGTGCTAACCGACCGGGAGCATAATGTCTGGATCGGGACTGCCGGGCGGGGGTTGTGGCGCTGGTCGGACCGGCATATTACCTTTTTTCCTTTCGTCGAAAACTCGCCCACGGGCACAGTGCGGGCGCTGTTCAGTCAGAACAAAGCCTTTGGTATGCTCAGCACGGGGCAGTTGTTTCAGTTAGATAAGAATCCCCGGCGCACTTCGCCGCTGACTGTTTTCCCCGGCAAGCTGCTACCCTACCCACCGAGCGTGGTGCTAGAAACGCCGGACGGACGTGGGCACCCGGTTGCCGATGGCTCCAACCCTAACTCTCCCCCCGCCTCTGTGTGGGCGGGCACCACCGGGCATGGTCTCTGGCAAATGCAACTAGCAGCTACCCGCCCCAAGCCCATGATGAAGCGGGTTCGACGGCTGCCAATGGACGCAAGCATTACGGCCCTCACCCAGCACCCCAACGGCGACCTATGGGTAGGCACGGCACTAGACGGCGTGTACCGTTTGCCCGCTGATTCCGCCCGGCCAGCCCAGCACTTCACCACGGCCAATGGCTTGCTGCACAACACCATCTACGCCCTCACGACTGATACGACCGGCGGCATTTGGATGGGCACCCACGACACGGGCCTGGCCGTGTGGCAGCGCGGGCAGTTTCGGTACCATCGTTTTCCCCAAGGCGGCATTGATGTAGCGGCGTTGCTGACTGATGAGGCCGGTCGCGTGTGGATTGGGACGGAAGGCACTGGAATCCTGTGCTACTCGAAAGGTAAATTTCAAGCCTACAGCACTGCGCAGGGGTTGGCTTCGCCTTATGTCTACGCCTTGCTACCCCTACGTTGGGGCGGCAGCTTCCAGCCCGACTTTCGCCGGAAGCAGATAGCAGTCATTCACCGCAATGCCATCAGTTTCGCGGATTCCAGGCAGCATTTTGCCCCGGCTACGTTGCCCGACAATCCACTGGTCCAAGGCCTGCTACCCCAGGTTGCCGCAGCCCAAGACGAGTATTGCATGTGGGTTAGCACCCGCTCCGGCCTGCTGCGCCTGCGCACCGATGCGCCACACCTGTTGCCTACCTCCAGCGCGCCGCAGCCAGCCCTACTAACCAGCGAGGTAGATGGTGCTGCCCGCCCGCCCCAGCAACTAGGTGATCTATCGGCTACCCAGCACCGGGTGTCATTTCGGTTTCGGGGCATCAGCCTGCTGCCGGGCCGAGCGGGCGTACAGTACCAGTACCGACTGCGGGGCTACCACGCGGAATGGAGCCGTCCTACCACTGTGGACGAAGCGCAGTTTCCGCGCCTCGACGCGGGTCAGTATACCTTCGAAGTTAGGGCCCGCTCCGGGGAACATGGCCCTTGGTCGAGGCCGGTTGCCGCCAGCTTCAGCATTGCAACTCCCTTCTGGCGCACGTGGTGGTTTGCCGCGCTGAGCGTGCTGGCGGCGGGAGCAGCTATTTGGGCGTTTGTACGGGGGCGCGAAATCACGCTGCGCCGCCAAAAGCTACAGCTGGAAACCACCGTGCGCGAAAGAACCGCCGAGCTGCGCCAGCAAAAAGCTCAAACCGAACAAATCAACGCCGACTTGGTGGTAGCCCGGGACGCGGCCGAGGCGTCGCGCCGGGCGAAGGCTCAGTTTCTGGCCAACATGAGCCACGAAATCCGAACGCCCATGAATGCGGTCATCGGCCTGACTCACTTGCTGCGCAATACTCCCGTAGATGCTGAGCAGGGCGAGTATTTGGAGGCCATTCAGTCGTCTTCCCAGAACCTACTGGTTATCATCAACGACATCCTGGACTCCTCAAAAATGGAGGCCGGTAAGCTCACCCTGGAGCAAGCGCCCTTCCGCCTGCCCGAATTGGTGGAACGGGTGGCGCGCATGTTTCAGTTTGCCACCGAAGCCAAGGGTTTGTACCTGCGCACCGAGGTAGCGGCCGAGGTGCCCGCCGCTATTCTCGGCGACTCCGTGCGCCTAAACCAGGTGCTGGTAAACCTCGTGGGCAATGCCATCAAGTTCACAACCCGCGGGGGTGTTAGCGTGCGGGTAAGCGTAACGGCAGAGGCAGAAGCGCCCCCCCGGCTGCGCTTTGCCGTGCAGGACACCGGGATTGGTATTGCCGCCAATAAGCTGGACGCCATTTTCGAGGATTTTTCCCAGGCCAACGCCAGCACCACCCGGCAGTTTGGCGGCACGGGGCTGGGCCTAAGCATTGCCCGTAACCTTGTGCACCTGCACGGCGGCCGGGTGTGGGTGGAAAGTGCGGAGGGCCAGGGCTCCACGTTCTGGTTTGAAATTCCCTGCTTACCCGCCGACGAAGCCAGCGTCCGGCCCGAAGCGGCGGCTTCCCTAGCTCCCTTCGAGCCGGCCCTGCGGGTGCTGGTGGCCGAAGACAACGACCTGAATCAGCTGGTAGCCCGCAAAACCCTGGAAGCTTGGAATGTGCAGGTAACTATTGCCGCCAACGGCCGCTTGGCCGTAGCAGCCGCCCAGCAGTCCCCCTTCGATGCCGTGCTGCTCGATGTGCAGATGCCGGAAATGGACGGGTACGAGGCGGCCCGCCAGCTGCGCATGCTCTTCCCCGACGCCGGGCGCCTACCCCTTATCGGCCTTACAGCCTCGGCCCTACCCGAAGACCGCGCCCTGGCCCTGGCCGCCGGCATGAACGATACGCTGGCCAAGCCCTTTGACCCCGCCGTACTCTACGCCCGCTTGGCCTACTTCACGGGCCGCACCGAAGCCCCCAGCTCGGCCCCTATTTCCCTGCCCCCCGCACGCCCAGCAAGTTTGGCTGCGGACGGGCCAGCCATACAGCCGCCCGATTGGAGCTTGTTGGAGGAGTTAGCGGGCGGGAACGAGGCCTTCGTGCACCAGATTGTTCGAACGTTTCTGACGCAGGCGCCAGCCCTTCTGGCCCAGCTCCACTTGGCGGCGGCAGCGGCCTCGGGCACGGAAATAGCCGCTCTGGCGCACAAGCTCCGGGGGCAGGTTGCTTATTTTGGCGTCGAGGGCCTGGCGCAACAACTGGAGCAGCTGGAGCAGCAAAGCCGGTTAGGCCATGAGCCCGGGACGCTAGCGGAACTGTTGGAGGATATAGAACAGCAGCTCACCCGCTTATATCCGCTTCTTCAGCGGCGTTTGTCACAAAGTACCGGGTAAACCACCTGTGCTTTTTCCGGGGCACCTTGTACCTTTGACGTTATGGCCGAAACTGCTACCACTCTCCGCTGCCTGGTTGTTGACGACGACCCGCTTGCTCTGCAGATCGTTGAAAACTGCGTGGCAACTACGCCTTTTCTAGTGCACGCCGGCAGCTGCTCCAGCGCCATTGCTGCCGCCGAAGTGCTGCGCACGGAGCCCATCGACCTGCTGTTTCTCGACGTGGAAATGCCCCTAATGTCGGGGCTGGATTTGCTCCGCACTTTGCAGCACCCGCCGCTGGTTATTCTTATTACCAGCAGCAAGAGCTATGCCGTGGAAGCCTTTGAGCACGAAGTACTTGACTACGTGGTGAAGCCCATCAGCTACGCCCGCTTCCTGCAGGCCGCCCAGAAAGCTCTTGCCGCCCACGAAACTCACCTGAACCCAACCCTCGATACCATTGTCGCGCCCACAAACACGCAGTTCACCTTCGTGAAAGTGGATAACAAGCTGCTGAAGGTGTTATTCGATGACGTCCGCTACGTGGAAGCCCTGGGCGACTACGTACACATCGTGACGGCCAAGAGCAAGCTAATTGTGTACAGCACGATGCGGGCGGTAGAGGAAAAATTTCCTTCTACCCTGTTTGTGCGGGTGCACCGCTCTTTTATCGTTAATCTGAAACGGGTGCAGACCATTGAAGACAACACGGTAGTCATCGACGAGAAGCACATTCCTATTGGCCAGACGTATCAGCGTGAGGTTTTTCAGCGTCTTAATAAGTTTTAGCCCGTCGGCGTTGCCTGCTACCTCCTGCCTACCTTTCCGTTTCCGCACTTACCGTCGGCGGCTTCTGCTATGCTGCTTGCTGGTGTTTGGCTGGTTGCTGGCTTTGCCTGCGGCCCGTGCCCAGCAGGCCGGCGACACGCTTAGCGCGGCCTGTCCCGCACCTAGGGTAGTGGAGCTGTGCGTGGAGTTGGATGCCAGCCGGGCCATTGACCCCGGCGCCGGCCCCCTGACGTTCCGCTGGGACATGGGCGACGGCACGCAGCTCACTGGCCCAGCTATTTCCCACTGCTACCAGGAGCGCAAGCGCTATACCGTGCGGCTGGATGTGGTGGAAGAAGCTACTGGCGAGGTGCGCCGCGCCGAAAAGCTCATTCCCGTCGATTTCACCCAAGAGATTGTGCTCAACTTCCGCGCCGGCTCCACTGACACCGTGCGGGTAGGCCAGCCCGTTGTCTTCGATGCCCTGGATTCGCAGTTGCCGCTGTGTCAAAACGTGGTGGTGCTGTGGGACTTTCGGGACGGGTTTGTGACTAACGGCCGGCAGGTACGGCACGCCTTTCGGCGGCCGGGCCAGTATCCGGTTCGCATGAGCCTGCGCGGCAACGGCCCCGACTCCTGCCCTAGCAGCCACTGCGTGAGTCGCACGCTGGTAGTAGTGCCGTAACACTTGCGCATAAACAACTGTAGGATTCGGGCGTTCAGCTATTTAGATGATGACAGAAGTTGGCCCTAGCCAGTGTTGCCGCTAAGCAAACTAAAAACATCCCAAGGCCTTGGTTTTGTAGCCCTGGAATTGCGGCCTTCTAGGCCTAGCTGCAAGACGTTACGTTACACGCTGTACTGCTGCTCGTCTCTGTGCCTTCTGACGCTGTACACGCGCATTCTCTTTTACATCACCCGGCTGCGTTGCGCCGCCTGTTCGTTTGCTACCTGGGTAGCGGCCAGCTGCTGCAGGATTCCCAACGTTAGCTCCCACAGGTCTTCGTAAGGAATAATTTCTATTTCGCCGTAAGCCTCACCGGGTTGAGGCGCGGCCCGCAGACGCTCCAGCAGAGGTGCCGTTTTTTTCTCGCAGGCTTCCGGCACGAAGTTTTCCTTCACCGTCATCAGCAGCATTCGAAAGAACAGCTGGCTACGTAGCGTGGCGGGGTCCCGCAGGTGGCGCTGCTCATACTTGCGCAACCCTTCCAAACGCGCCAGCAAGCCCTCAATGTCGCGGCGCCGGAGGAAGTATAAAAACTGTAGAATTAGAATAGCTACGTTGTAGCCTTGCTTATCGCGGCTATAGTCGGGTACCGTCTGCACGAACTGGGCGAACTGCCGCATTTTAAGCGGCGAAGTTTCCGAACGGACGAAGAGCAGATACGTCTCATACAACTCCCACCGCTGCTGCGCGGCCGAACGTTGCTTGCCATAATAGGGGTTCTTGCGGGCCTGTGATAGTAAGTCGAAGGCGTGCTCGTATTGCCGGGCATGCACGGCCAGCATGAAGTAAGTTTCTAGGTAATAGAACCAGTTTCCGGATGAGTAGTGAAAATCTTTAAAGTATTCCTCTGCCAGTTTTAACCCCTCTACTGCCTTGCGGCAGCGCAGGTGCGCGTACACGCTCATGTAGTTGTTAAAGCGCTTGTCGAAGCGCTTCTGATTGATGCGGCCCTGCTGCCAATCTCGCTCTGTATCGGCCGTTATTTTAATAATCTCTTGGTAGTTACCTATTGCTTCTTCCCTGGATAACTTGGTTACATACAAGTAATAAAAGGTGTTATAGCTCTTCACTTTCTTATGCAGATTCTCGAGGTGTTCCAAGTGCAAGGGCAACTGTTGCATCAGAAACTGTCGGGCCCGAATCCGGTAAATGGAGAGTAATTTGACCTCATAAAACCGTTGCTCCGCTTCATCTTCCAGCGTTAATCTTTCCTGCAGCTTGCTAAGTTGCTGGTTCATCGCTTTGAACCGGACCGGATTACGCATTTCAGCGTACATGTTGCGTAAAATGCGGGTGCACATAACGGCATACTGCGTTAGCTCCGCTTCAGAGGCTACTAGCAATGCCTTCCGGTATAGCTTCTCCGCTAAAGTGTACTCTGCCTCTCCGGTCAAGATGCGCGCTTGGTGCAAAAGGCCCAGGCAGTGCTGCTCGTGCCGCCGGGCAACCATGTGGCGGATGTCGGTATGGTCAAGAAAGTACAGGTGATTCAGTAGTTTCTGCTGTACCCTCGACTTAAGCTGCCGAAATGCAGTCTGGCTTTTTGCCTCCGCATTGCCGTACAGCGTTTTTACAAGCTTGTTCTGGGTGATATTAGGCTCTTGTTCCAGCAGCCGAACAAGCTGCAGATCTTTATTCGCCGTTCTACGAGCCGAGAAATCTAGAAAAGGCAATACCGCCAATCTACGATCTGTCACAATTTTTACTAAAGTAGCTAATTCATTCATAGCTCAAAGCGCTTATACAGTGTTTTTAGGCAGCTATGCAGTGCATGCTTGCCTGCAAATCTATGTCACAATTTAGAAAATTAAGGCCTTTGCCTAACCGATGTGCTGTCCTTCTTTTGTACTTGGGTTTTTCTGTATAATTCTTAGCTCGCATGTCACATTTCAGTTGAAATTGGCCAGCATTTTTGCCGATTTTCTACTTAAATAATTCAATTATATATCAAAACAGGCATAAATACGAGTTTAGCCTAACGTGATTCTGAGCTTAAAACAGCGTCACGTTTACGCATTTTCTTTCCTTTACGCAGGCTGGTTTGGAACCCACCTTTGTGTCAGTCAATCACTTGAACCACAAACAATTCCAGATCATGTTAAAGGTATTCATCCTCGGCCTGCTTCCCTTCTCAGCTCTCACTATCACTGCTGCCTCCCAGCAGAAACCGGCCGCCACAGTCTCCGCTCCTGTTGCGGTGCATGGTACTAATGGATGGGGCGAAGGTTATTTGGCTTTAGGTCACGGCACCAATGGCTGGGGCGAAGGCTACTTAGCCGTAGGTCACGGCACCAACGGGTGGGGCGAAGGTTACCTAGCAGTAGGACATGGTACCAATGGTTGGGGCGAAGGCTACCTAGCAGTAGGTCACGGTACTAATGGTTGGGGTGAAGGTTATTTGGCAGTAGGCCATGGCACTAATGGCTGGGGCGAGGGCTACTTGGTAGTGGAACACGGCACCAATGGCTGGGGTGAAGGCTACAAGCATTTCGCTTCTGCAAGCAGCGTGTGCTGATATCTCCTCTTAAAACGTGGTAACTTGCCGGGCCTAATACTCTGCGTGGTTACCCGTTCATGAAGCAACTTCTTCCCGGTCTGATTTTGCTGTTGTGGGCCAGCCTTTGCTCCTCCTGCTCCCCCACTCCCGCCGACACTACCTCTACTATCCGTATCCGATGGGCCCGGGACCCCGAGAATCTAGATCCGCTTATTGTCGATAATCCCAGTTCGAACGAAACCATTAACCTTCTGCATTGCAGCCTCTTACGGACCAGCGAAGCAGCTCACGGTTTCGCTCCCTGGCTGGCAGCCGCATTGCCTACCACCCAAGCCCTGAACGACTCCCTGCAACTGGTTACCTACCAGCTGCGCCCCGAGGCAACCTGGGATAATGGCTCGCCCGTGCTAGCGCGTGATGTGGCCTTCACCCTAAAGGTTATGAACTGCCCAGGGCTACCCATTGAAATAGCCCAGGCTCATTACGGGGTCATTCGCGACATTCTCCTGGACCCCAAAGATTCCCGCCGCTTTACGCTGGTAGTTGCCAGCCAAGACGTGGGCACTTCCGGCGACTACTCCATCCTTCCTGAATACGCCCTTGATCCGCAGGGCAAGCTGCGGGCCGTTTCCGTGCCGGAACTACGCCGGCAGCAGCAACCGGCCCTGGCCGCCGAGTTTGCGCGGCGGTACCAATCTCTGGACCTAGCTCGCCATCCGGAACGTGCGCCCGGCTGTGGGCCCTACCGGCTGGTAAAGTGGCAGAGTGGCCGCTCCCTTACGTTACAACGCAAAGCCAATTGGTGGGCCGACAAGATTTCCACGCCCCCCGCTGTGCTGCAGGCTTACCCTGAGCGCCTGACGTTTCAGGTAATTCCGGACGCTGGCACCGCTACCCTGGCCTTGCGGCGCGGAGAATTGGAGCTATACGCCATGATGCCGGCCGGCGAATTTGCCCGCCTGCAACAGTCGGCCACCGATACGGAGCGGCTGCAGTTTTACACCACCGATTCCTATCAGTTTCTGACGGCGAGCTTCAACGTGCGCCAGCCAGCACTTCAGGACCGGCTTACCCGGCAGGCCCTGACGCATCTTTTCAATGTTCCCGCTCTCATTCAGGCCTCTCAGCAGGGAGCTGCCTACCCCAGCGTAGGCCTGATTAGCCCGCGCCTGAAACCTTACTACAACGACAGCCTACCCCTGCCCGACTTCAACCCGGCCCAGGCCGTTCGGCTGCTGCAGCAAGCCGGCTGGCAACGCTCAGCCACGGGCAGTTGGCAGCGCGGCACTACTGCGCAGCCAGTATTGCTTAAGCTCAGGGTGAGCTACCGGGCCGGTGAGCCCAGTTTCGAAACCGCGGCCCTGCAGTTCAGAGCCGCTGCGGCCGCCCTGGGTATTTCCATTGAGCTTCGTCCTACGGAGCCCTCTTTGCTGAGCCGCCAGGTGCGCGCCGGCGACACGGATATTACCATTAGTAACTTGTCGGGGCAGCCTTTTTCCTACGATTTTACTTCGTTACTGCATTCCTCAAGCGTAGGCGTGAGCAACTTCACAGGCTTTTCTAACCCCGCTGCCGATGCCCTAATTGAGCAGTTGGTAGCAACCCAGCAGCCCGCGCGCAAGACGGTATTGCTACGCCGATTTCAGCGCTTATTGGCGCAGGAACGCCCTTTTACGGTGCTTTACTTTCTGAAACACCGGATTGCTGCTTCGCGGCGCTTGGGGCCCATTCCCGTCACGGGGTTAAAGCCGGGCTATGAAGCCGCCCGCATTCGGCCCCTACCCCTGCCGGCTCAATAAAGGTTTATGGCAGGGTGGCCGTTGCTGCGCTATACCATCCGGACGCTGCTCGCGGCTTGGCTACTTATATCCAGCTTGTTTCTGCTCAGTCGCGCCAACACTGACCAGGATACCTTCCTGCAAAATTCTACGGAAGGAAACGGCCGCCTACTCTCCGCAGCCGACCAGGTCCGTACCACCCAACAGTTGCTGCGGCGGTACGGGTTGGATATGCCCCTGTTCTACGTTACCCTCGACTCAGCCGCTGCCTCAGGGCGCTTAGCTTGGCGCTGGCACGGCACCCGCAATCAGTATCATCAGTGGTTTCGGCAGCTGCTGGCCGGCGACTTGGGCACCTCCTACCGCGACGGCGCGCCGGTAACGGAAATATTAGGTCGGTCCTTGTCTTACACCTTGCCCTTAACACTACTTGCAGCCTTGGTAAGCACGGGCCTTACGCTGGGGCTGGTGCTGTGGCTGAGCTACCGCCCCCGGTGGCGTAGCATCTGGCTGAGCGGGCTGCATTTCTTACAGGCTCTGCCCCTATTTCTACTGGCTACCGGCTTGTTGCTACTGCTTGCCAACCCAGATGTTTTGGCGTGGTTTCCGGCTTTTGGCCTGGGGCTTGAAGATGAGGCTGTGGCGTGGTGGCAGCAACCAGGCCGCCTGCTTTACTTCTTGACCCTGCCCGCGCTTAGCTTGGTTTTGGTGACGGTGCCTGGGCTAGTAGTGCAGCTTAACGGGACTTTGCAGCGCGAGCTGCAACAGCCTTACATTGCTACGGCTCGTGCCAAAGGTGCAGGCTCCTCCCGCGTTGTCCGCCACCACGCCTTGCGCAACGCCCTGCTGCCTACCATCGCCTTGCTCTCGGCGTTGTTTCCCAACTTGGTGGCCGGGGCTACCATCGTAGAAGTGCTGTTTGCCTTGCCAGGAATGGGCCGCTTGCTGGCTGATTCTGCGGCCGCGCAAGATTACCCGGTGCTGCTGGCGGCCGTGGGCCTAGTTGCGCTAGTGCGCGTAGCGGCCCAAGTATTAGCCGACGCCCTGTATCTGGCACTGGACCCTCGAATCCGGATGCACGCATGAGCAGGAGACGGGGGGCGCTGTCTGGGCGAAAAATTGCGGCTGGCAGCTGGCTGGTAGGAGTTACCATTGCCGCGTTGTTGGCTCCTGCCTCCGTTCCCGCCCCCGATTTACTGCACACTACCCAAGCGCCTTTCCAAGCGGGTCATTGGCTAGGAACCGATCCGCAGGGCCTTGATGTGGGCGTGTCTTTGCTGCAGGGTAGCCGGACCGTGGTCTTTAGCAGCGTGCCGGCGACAGTTCTAACCCTGTTGCTGGGGG of Hymenobacter sublimis contains these proteins:
- a CDS encoding hybrid sensor histidine kinase/response regulator is translated as MRFCRWFVLVFLGWALFSAAATAQLLPAKRFVTQFGAAEGLPQPFIYALAQDRAGYLWIGTAEGLVRFDGTEFVTFTTAEGLAEDFVTRLYVHPRTGQLWVGHYQGAVSRWQGQRLQRVSAQAARAAGFSAPQGIAPPDTTLAAPDGAVSLSQVLPPGTVAQCVLTDREHNVWIGTAGRGLWRWSDRHITFFPFVENSPTGTVRALFSQNKAFGMLSTGQLFQLDKNPRRTSPLTVFPGKLLPYPPSVVLETPDGRGHPVADGSNPNSPPASVWAGTTGHGLWQMQLAATRPKPMMKRVRRLPMDASITALTQHPNGDLWVGTALDGVYRLPADSARPAQHFTTANGLLHNTIYALTTDTTGGIWMGTHDTGLAVWQRGQFRYHRFPQGGIDVAALLTDEAGRVWIGTEGTGILCYSKGKFQAYSTAQGLASPYVYALLPLRWGGSFQPDFRRKQIAVIHRNAISFADSRQHFAPATLPDNPLVQGLLPQVAAAQDEYCMWVSTRSGLLRLRTDAPHLLPTSSAPQPALLTSEVDGAARPPQQLGDLSATQHRVSFRFRGISLLPGRAGVQYQYRLRGYHAEWSRPTTVDEAQFPRLDAGQYTFEVRARSGEHGPWSRPVAASFSIATPFWRTWWFAALSVLAAGAAIWAFVRGREITLRRQKLQLETTVRERTAELRQQKAQTEQINADLVVARDAAEASRRAKAQFLANMSHEIRTPMNAVIGLTHLLRNTPVDAEQGEYLEAIQSSSQNLLVIINDILDSSKMEAGKLTLEQAPFRLPELVERVARMFQFATEAKGLYLRTEVAAEVPAAILGDSVRLNQVLVNLVGNAIKFTTRGGVSVRVSVTAEAEAPPRLRFAVQDTGIGIAANKLDAIFEDFSQANASTTRQFGGTGLGLSIARNLVHLHGGRVWVESAEGQGSTFWFEIPCLPADEASVRPEAAASLAPFEPALRVLVAEDNDLNQLVARKTLEAWNVQVTIAANGRLAVAAAQQSPFDAVLLDVQMPEMDGYEAARQLRMLFPDAGRLPLIGLTASALPEDRALALAAGMNDTLAKPFDPAVLYARLAYFTGRTEAPSSAPISLPPARPASLAADGPAIQPPDWSLLEELAGGNEAFVHQIVRTFLTQAPALLAQLHLAAAAASGTEIAALAHKLRGQVAYFGVEGLAQQLEQLEQQSRLGHEPGTLAELLEDIEQQLTRLYPLLQRRLSQSTG
- a CDS encoding LytR/AlgR family response regulator transcription factor; this translates as MAETATTLRCLVVDDDPLALQIVENCVATTPFLVHAGSCSSAIAAAEVLRTEPIDLLFLDVEMPLMSGLDLLRTLQHPPLVILITSSKSYAVEAFEHEVLDYVVKPISYARFLQAAQKALAAHETHLNPTLDTIVAPTNTQFTFVKVDNKLLKVLFDDVRYVEALGDYVHIVTAKSKLIVYSTMRAVEEKFPSTLFVRVHRSFIVNLKRVQTIEDNTVVIDEKHIPIGQTYQREVFQRLNKF
- a CDS encoding PKD domain-containing protein → MPATSCLPFRFRTYRRRLLLCCLLVFGWLLALPAARAQQAGDTLSAACPAPRVVELCVELDASRAIDPGAGPLTFRWDMGDGTQLTGPAISHCYQERKRYTVRLDVVEEATGEVRRAEKLIPVDFTQEIVLNFRAGSTDTVRVGQPVVFDALDSQLPLCQNVVVLWDFRDGFVTNGRQVRHAFRRPGQYPVRMSLRGNGPDSCPSSHCVSRTLVVVP